A stretch of Candidatus Vicinibacter affinis DNA encodes these proteins:
- a CDS encoding two pore domain potassium channel family protein yields the protein MKHFLKKLFLGDPATNTISNDFHKDKRKENIRAIWHNEHHNDYGLEKIFRLFLAASQFVFPSSYIKHYLERYGTHFKDLAVDLIVISKLAFPIFLLYFQLQHNHWLLALQIWLTAETLLHAPTLIFASDTLSKPKSYQRSMLLVFLNYLEILFAFAVIYGSGDYLNHPLVHWYDAIYFSFTTGSSMGFGDFVPTTFIGKLLVSIQAIIFFLFVVIFLNFFSSRMENKGYFDQSNR from the coding sequence ATGAAGCATTTTCTAAAAAAGCTCTTTTTGGGTGATCCTGCGACCAATACCATCTCTAATGACTTCCATAAAGACAAAAGAAAGGAGAACATCAGAGCCATCTGGCATAATGAACATCACAATGACTACGGCCTTGAAAAGATTTTTAGATTATTCCTTGCGGCCTCACAATTTGTTTTTCCTTCCAGTTACATCAAGCATTATCTCGAAAGATACGGGACACATTTTAAGGATCTTGCAGTGGATTTGATTGTTATATCCAAGTTGGCATTTCCAATATTTTTACTTTATTTTCAACTTCAGCATAACCACTGGCTGCTTGCACTTCAGATTTGGCTCACTGCCGAAACCTTATTGCATGCCCCAACTTTGATCTTTGCCTCAGATACCTTATCCAAACCAAAATCTTACCAAAGGTCTATGCTCCTGGTCTTTCTGAATTATCTGGAAATCCTGTTTGCTTTTGCAGTGATCTATGGTTCAGGAGACTACCTGAACCATCCTTTGGTACACTGGTACGATGCCATTTATTTTAGTTTCACCACAGGGTCATCCATGGGTTTTGGAGATTTTGTGCCAACTACATTTATTGGAAAATTATTGGTGAGTATTCAGGCCATTATATTTTTTCTGTTTGTGGTGATCTTCTTAAATTTTTTCAGCAGCAGAATGGAGAACAAAGGCTATTTCGATCAATCGAATAGGTAA
- a CDS encoding T9SS type A sorting domain-containing protein has protein sequence MPFNKNSSFCFLISSLFIWNWIFPFSWSEPSSTFRLKAPSDLVLSCSYSIDLDSLSNPDLSYLGGLSPDTGQLGDLIVFDLVCASFCIEDSSISYPGINTDAGLKACTYYHQLYDSLSPFNLYALNYGNDGYVTEADSVIIRIEDQRKCRQGLIQRIYQAYFDTLILSDTQSIWVIDCHPFYINTDNLCDPHDDLIWEYPFCDPAYIVKIYGCQAPVDTLSAPRIINTDCSMITKEYFDQIIGKSDSSCLSIKRKWVIINWCIYDPFADPKRGKYEFIQNIELIDTAPPTVSCTVGPCEAAIKNMLNGQCEGHIKLSSEAIDTCTPKDFLIYSYQIDMNNDGLGKYGSYDLKVGSLSKRQIAIGELPVISDNPFADKAFDPSNASGKYPLGIHKIFWSVEDGCGNKGICESTFEVRDCVAPTIICKGNLINLILDHNGEVSINAKQLLESAEDNCTGQEKIKVYFGENTDSTRITYTCEKFISDRACDYSRDVVRIWAEDEAGNKSSCFVTLLIIDTANICTGKTLRNIKFHATQITDTAIHDIDLFTSFNGIQINYGETSCQDFANLGICNSSFGLTKTDQIINGIDVLDIVYLNDLINGNSPKNLYNFKSGDVNSSGTLTSIDSKLLNELILDQIIIRESSDAYWKFAEPADTSFRLTFSCDSCEFRGVKIGDLNSDAQSRCNTSTSLPEKCVLMDIPDNNLVQDFYQDVPVFVKNLEEVLGFQFSFHFDEKRLQIVSCVTLDPDANFKYSIVKQNDTSFLVGTIIYDRGNPSTLNDSFPLLYLKVLAKENSTVSKLLKFEPFDLLNRAYKYDEVRHAICLNFPTDAKTAEKPQNIFIAPNPSSGLVRIINPSAQKINSIEFLDPHGKLIKKIKVPNDNSLGKEINLTLPIGFYMVKFILDNGSLTRKIIIQ, from the coding sequence ATGCCATTTAACAAGAATTCTTCCTTTTGCTTTTTAATTTCATCTCTATTCATTTGGAATTGGATATTTCCATTTTCATGGTCAGAGCCATCGAGCACATTTCGATTGAAAGCACCTTCTGATCTGGTGTTGAGTTGTAGTTATTCCATCGACTTGGATAGTTTGTCAAACCCTGATCTTAGCTATCTAGGAGGATTGTCTCCAGACACAGGACAACTGGGTGATTTAATTGTCTTCGACCTCGTTTGTGCTTCATTTTGCATTGAAGATTCCAGCATTTCTTATCCGGGAATAAATACAGATGCAGGTCTTAAGGCTTGTACCTATTACCATCAATTGTATGATTCACTAAGTCCTTTCAATCTTTATGCTTTAAATTACGGAAATGATGGTTATGTTACAGAAGCAGACTCCGTAATCATTCGGATCGAGGACCAGCGTAAATGCAGGCAGGGTCTTATCCAGAGGATTTATCAGGCCTATTTTGATACGTTGATCTTAAGTGACACACAATCAATTTGGGTAATAGATTGTCATCCATTTTACATTAATACCGATAATCTGTGTGACCCCCATGATGATCTAATCTGGGAGTACCCTTTTTGTGATCCAGCCTACATCGTTAAAATTTATGGCTGTCAAGCACCGGTTGATACACTTAGTGCGCCAAGGATAATCAATACAGATTGCAGCATGATCACCAAGGAATATTTTGACCAAATCATTGGAAAATCCGATTCCTCCTGTCTTTCTATCAAACGAAAATGGGTCATTATTAATTGGTGCATTTATGATCCTTTCGCAGACCCTAAGAGGGGAAAATATGAATTTATCCAAAATATTGAACTTATTGATACAGCTCCTCCTACGGTTTCCTGTACAGTAGGACCTTGTGAAGCTGCAATCAAAAATATGCTCAACGGCCAATGCGAGGGCCACATCAAGCTGAGTTCAGAAGCCATAGATACATGTACTCCTAAAGATTTTCTTATTTACTCTTATCAAATTGATATGAACAACGATGGTTTAGGTAAATATGGTAGTTATGACTTAAAAGTTGGATCTTTAAGTAAAAGACAAATAGCGATTGGAGAGCTACCCGTGATCTCAGATAATCCATTTGCGGATAAGGCTTTCGACCCTTCGAATGCAAGTGGCAAATATCCACTAGGCATTCATAAAATTTTTTGGTCCGTGGAAGATGGATGTGGCAATAAGGGAATTTGTGAATCCACTTTTGAAGTCAGAGATTGCGTTGCACCGACTATTATTTGCAAGGGTAATTTAATAAACTTGATTCTTGATCATAATGGAGAAGTTTCCATAAATGCAAAACAACTCCTTGAATCAGCAGAAGATAATTGTACTGGACAGGAGAAAATTAAAGTATATTTCGGAGAAAACACAGACAGTACAAGAATTACTTATACCTGTGAAAAATTTATAAGCGATAGGGCTTGTGATTATTCTCGTGATGTAGTTCGAATCTGGGCAGAAGATGAAGCCGGTAATAAAAGTTCATGTTTTGTTACCTTACTTATTATTGACACTGCCAATATCTGTACCGGAAAAACGCTAAGAAATATAAAATTCCATGCTACTCAAATAACAGATACAGCCATCCATGACATCGACCTTTTTACAAGTTTTAATGGCATACAAATAAATTATGGAGAAACCAGTTGTCAGGATTTTGCAAATCTTGGTATTTGCAACAGTAGTTTTGGCTTAACCAAAACTGATCAAATCATAAACGGTATTGATGTACTGGACATCGTGTATCTCAATGATTTAATCAATGGAAATTCACCCAAAAATCTATATAATTTTAAATCAGGAGATGTCAACAGCTCCGGAACTTTAACTTCCATTGACAGTAAGTTACTGAATGAATTAATTTTGGATCAAATCATAATAAGAGAATCATCAGATGCTTATTGGAAATTTGCAGAACCTGCAGACACTAGCTTTCGCCTTACATTTTCATGCGACAGTTGTGAATTTAGAGGGGTAAAGATCGGTGATTTGAACTCAGATGCACAAAGCCGATGCAATACTTCTACATCCCTTCCGGAAAAATGTGTACTTATGGACATTCCGGACAATAATTTAGTCCAGGATTTTTATCAGGATGTCCCGGTATTTGTAAAAAATTTGGAGGAAGTATTGGGTTTTCAATTTTCTTTCCACTTTGATGAAAAGAGATTACAAATTGTTAGCTGTGTGACACTAGATCCCGATGCGAATTTTAAATATTCAATTGTTAAGCAGAATGACACTTCATTTTTGGTTGGCACCATAATATACGACCGGGGAAATCCTTCAACACTGAATGACTCATTTCCACTTTTATACCTTAAAGTTCTGGCCAAAGAAAACAGTACGGTAAGTAAATTGCTCAAATTTGAGCCGTTTGATTTACTGAACAGAGCCTACAAATACGATGAAGTGAGACATGCTATCTGTCTTAACTTTCCGACTGATGCCAAGACAGCAGAAAAACCACAAAATATATTTATTGCTCCAAACCCAAGCAGTGGCCTTGTCAGGATAATTAATCCATCCGCTCAAAAAATAAATTCAATTGAATTTCTTGATCCTCATGGCAAATTGATAAAAAAAATAAAAGTACCAAATGACAATTCATTGGGGAAAGAGATTAATCTGACTCTGCCAATTGGATTTTATATGGTGAAATTTATTTTGGACAATGGTTCCTTAACAAGAAAAATCATCATCCAATAA
- the ychF gene encoding redox-regulated ATPase YchF, with amino-acid sequence MGLQCGIVGLPNVGKSTLFNALTSAGALAANYPFATKDPNLGVITVADPRLAELASLVNPQKLIPTTVDILDIAGLIKGASKGEGLGNQFLANIREVDAIIHVVRAFDNDNVVHVDGSVDPVRDKEVVDTELILKDIESLERRLDRLRKQSKSGDKEVLRDIEIGEKLLIHLSDGKTARAFVHDEDSAQFVKSSQILTGKPVLYVCNVDEGSIHTGNGHTARFIEAIKSEKADVLIISAGIEAEITELPEEDRAGFFADLGLTEPGTHKITRAAYNLLELITYFTAGVKEVRAWTVKKGTKAPGAAGVIHSDFEKGFIRAEVIHYHDYVKYKSEAAIKAAGKMATEGKEYIVQDGDVMHFLFNV; translated from the coding sequence ATGGGTTTACAATGCGGAATCGTAGGATTACCTAACGTAGGAAAATCAACCTTGTTCAATGCGCTCACCTCTGCAGGTGCGCTGGCAGCCAATTATCCATTCGCCACGAAGGACCCGAATCTGGGTGTGATCACCGTGGCAGATCCCAGGCTTGCAGAATTGGCGAGTTTGGTGAATCCGCAAAAGTTGATCCCTACCACAGTCGACATACTGGATATTGCAGGCTTGATCAAAGGTGCTTCCAAAGGTGAAGGACTGGGCAATCAGTTTTTGGCCAATATTAGAGAAGTGGATGCCATCATTCACGTGGTCAGGGCTTTTGACAATGACAATGTAGTGCATGTGGACGGATCCGTGGACCCGGTAAGAGACAAGGAAGTGGTAGATACAGAACTTATTCTGAAAGATATAGAATCGCTGGAGAGAAGATTGGACAGATTACGCAAACAATCGAAATCAGGCGACAAGGAAGTATTGAGAGACATTGAAATCGGAGAAAAGTTATTGATTCATCTTAGCGATGGGAAAACTGCACGCGCTTTTGTCCACGATGAAGACAGCGCTCAATTCGTTAAATCCAGTCAGATCCTCACTGGAAAACCTGTTTTGTACGTATGCAATGTGGATGAAGGGAGTATTCACACCGGTAATGGACACACAGCAAGATTTATTGAAGCCATCAAATCCGAAAAAGCAGATGTGTTGATTATCTCCGCAGGCATAGAAGCAGAAATCACTGAATTACCTGAAGAGGACAGAGCAGGTTTCTTTGCGGACCTGGGACTTACAGAGCCCGGCACTCATAAAATCACAAGAGCGGCCTATAATTTACTAGAGTTAATAACCTATTTTACAGCCGGGGTTAAAGAAGTTCGTGCCTGGACAGTAAAGAAAGGCACTAAAGCACCCGGAGCAGCGGGAGTTATCCATTCAGATTTCGAAAAAGGCTTCATCCGTGCGGAAGTCATTCATTACCATGACTACGTAAAATATAAATCAGAAGCGGCCATCAAAGCAGCCGGAAAAATGGCAACAGAAGGAAAGGAGTACATCGTTCAGGATGGAGACGTGATGCATTTTCTGTTTAATGTGTAA
- a CDS encoding outer membrane beta-barrel protein yields the protein MLHLHRYQTIVFFVFCITTLSLSAQTRVRNYNYEGFKKKSHYFGLTLALNSSGFKVEHSRTLRPEGAFKVNEGVASPGLTLSMITNFKIGEYFDYRLLPSISLSYRKLLYVPTNGGPVQEDLLESVFGEIPMVVRFTSAPYKDARVFMLAGVKYSYDFASNSRSDKNRFDLVRISPHDFQIEIGAGMQFFLPYFIFTPEIKFSHGLNNVLIYDNKLIESTIIDKLFSRTLTISFHFEG from the coding sequence ATGTTGCATTTACACCGGTATCAAACCATAGTTTTTTTCGTTTTTTGTATTACAACTCTTAGTTTGTCTGCACAAACAAGAGTGCGCAATTACAATTATGAGGGCTTTAAGAAAAAGTCCCATTATTTTGGCCTGACGCTGGCTTTAAACTCTTCAGGATTTAAGGTGGAGCATTCCAGAACACTAAGACCGGAAGGTGCGTTCAAGGTCAATGAAGGAGTTGCAAGCCCGGGCCTCACGCTCAGCATGATTACTAATTTTAAGATCGGCGAATATTTTGATTATCGCCTCCTTCCATCCATCTCACTTTCATACCGAAAATTGCTTTACGTACCCACCAATGGTGGCCCGGTTCAGGAGGATTTGCTGGAATCTGTATTTGGTGAAATACCGATGGTGGTGCGTTTTACTTCTGCCCCATACAAGGATGCCAGAGTATTTATGCTTGCCGGAGTTAAATATTCCTATGATTTTGCCTCCAACAGTCGTTCAGATAAAAACCGCTTTGATTTGGTGAGAATATCGCCGCACGATTTTCAAATTGAAATCGGAGCAGGAATGCAATTCTTTCTTCCTTATTTTATTTTCACACCTGAGATTAAGTTCTCCCATGGTTTGAACAATGTTTTGATTTACGACAACAAGCTGATTGAGTCTACGATCATCGACAAATTATTTTCCCGAACGCTTACGATTTCATTTCATTTCGAAGGTTAA
- a CDS encoding DUF479 domain-containing protein — translation MNYLAHLVLAYPYQNLMVGNYLADFIQKRDEKNILADFLPGISFHRWIDNYTDHHATVDELNVIFRPAVHKYAPVATDIVMDYFLHFNWSLFMEVDYDVFAEKIYDLLKLKSMDFPEPAQTITHRMIQGSWLDQYKSMEGLADVMNRMNRKAKFDVQFENTLEIVRSQHDKLNALFLHFYQDISREAVSWLNLRNEMKS, via the coding sequence ATGAATTATCTCGCACATCTCGTTCTGGCCTACCCATATCAAAATCTAATGGTCGGTAATTACCTCGCAGATTTTATTCAGAAGCGGGATGAAAAAAATATTTTGGCCGATTTCCTCCCGGGAATTTCATTTCACCGTTGGATCGATAATTACACCGATCATCATGCCACCGTGGATGAATTAAATGTCATTTTCAGACCGGCTGTGCACAAATATGCACCAGTGGCAACAGACATTGTAATGGATTATTTTCTTCACTTCAACTGGAGTCTTTTTATGGAGGTTGATTATGATGTATTTGCAGAGAAAATTTATGATTTACTAAAATTGAAATCCATGGATTTTCCGGAGCCGGCGCAAACCATTACCCATCGCATGATTCAGGGATCATGGTTGGACCAATACAAATCCATGGAGGGACTTGCGGATGTTATGAATCGAATGAACCGCAAGGCAAAGTTTGATGTGCAATTTGAAAATACGCTGGAGATTGTCAGGAGCCAGCATGATAAACTGAATGCACTTTTTCTGCACTTTTATCAGGACATCAGCAGAGAAGCGGTGAGTTGGCTTAACCTTCGAAATGAAATGAAATCGTAA
- a CDS encoding DUF393 domain-containing protein, whose translation MMYPDFIPKEKLLLLYDGECPFCLASVRFLLARDHKDKLRFASLQEERIQPFLVERNLLAMDTLVGLQQGKVFVYSRAVAAALYELGGIWRILSKVIGLFPANITDGVYRFIARHRLRIFRKKEYCQLPDPSQANKFIKFG comes from the coding sequence ATGATGTACCCTGATTTTATACCAAAAGAAAAATTGCTGCTCCTTTACGATGGGGAATGCCCATTTTGTTTGGCATCGGTAAGATTTTTATTGGCCAGAGATCACAAGGATAAACTTCGGTTTGCGAGTTTACAGGAAGAAAGAATTCAGCCTTTTTTGGTGGAGAGAAATTTGCTTGCAATGGATACTCTGGTAGGGCTGCAGCAGGGTAAAGTTTTTGTCTACAGCAGGGCAGTAGCGGCTGCATTGTACGAATTAGGAGGGATTTGGCGGATTCTTAGCAAAGTCATAGGTTTGTTTCCGGCAAATATCACAGACGGCGTTTATCGTTTCATTGCCCGTCATCGGTTGCGCATTTTTAGAAAAAAAGAGTATTGTCAACTACCGGATCCTTCCCAAGCAAATAAATTTATAAAGTTTGGATAG
- the pepT gene encoding peptidase T encodes MDFTKAFETTADRFIRYAKIDTQADPASTSSPSTAKQKNLSVMLFQELTAAGIQAETDEFGYVYARIPANNADKKSKIFFCAHVDTAPDCSGTDVKPILHKNYKGEDLVLPDDPTVVISPADFPDLKQKIGLDLITASGHTLLGADDKAGVTAIMEAALFLKNHPDIEHGEMIIFFTTDEEIGHGVDHVNIQKLGADFGYTLDGGPIGSLEDETFSADACTIKIKGVSTHPGYAKGKMENAIKIAGEIIAALPKNRMSPESTDDYEGFVHPTRLEGNLEHAEIDFILRDFVTSKLDQHVAELTSICQKVMDSFPHSGFEISRKEQYRNMKEVLDQHPEVCKRAEDAIAASGLKLIKGHIRGGTDGSRLSFMGLPCPNLFAGEYGIHSKKEWVCVQDMQKASEVIIRMVSA; translated from the coding sequence ATGGACTTTACAAAAGCTTTTGAGACTACCGCAGACCGCTTTATTCGTTACGCAAAGATAGACACACAGGCAGATCCGGCATCTACTTCCAGCCCTTCTACCGCAAAACAAAAAAATCTTTCAGTGATGCTGTTTCAAGAACTCACCGCTGCTGGAATCCAGGCAGAGACGGATGAATTCGGTTATGTATATGCAAGAATTCCAGCAAACAATGCGGATAAAAAATCCAAAATATTCTTTTGTGCACATGTGGATACCGCACCGGATTGCAGCGGAACAGATGTAAAACCTATTTTGCACAAAAACTACAAAGGTGAAGATCTTGTTTTGCCGGATGATCCCACTGTGGTCATAAGCCCTGCAGATTTTCCGGACCTCAAGCAGAAAATTGGATTGGATTTGATCACCGCCTCCGGACATACGCTTTTAGGTGCAGACGACAAGGCCGGCGTAACCGCCATAATGGAAGCTGCGCTATTTCTAAAAAATCACCCGGACATAGAACATGGGGAGATGATTATTTTCTTTACTACGGATGAAGAAATCGGACACGGGGTCGATCATGTCAATATTCAGAAACTGGGTGCAGACTTTGGTTACACCCTGGATGGTGGACCAATCGGAAGTCTGGAAGATGAAACCTTTTCGGCGGATGCCTGTACCATAAAAATAAAAGGGGTCTCCACGCATCCCGGTTATGCCAAAGGCAAGATGGAAAATGCCATAAAAATTGCCGGTGAGATCATTGCAGCTTTACCTAAGAATCGCATGTCTCCTGAATCCACTGACGATTATGAAGGTTTTGTTCATCCCACCAGACTCGAAGGCAATCTGGAGCACGCTGAAATTGATTTTATCCTGCGCGATTTTGTCACCTCTAAATTGGATCAACACGTGGCCGAACTTACCTCCATTTGCCAAAAGGTAATGGATTCCTTTCCACATTCAGGCTTTGAGATAAGCCGTAAGGAACAATACCGAAACATGAAGGAAGTGCTGGACCAGCATCCGGAAGTTTGCAAAAGAGCAGAAGATGCGATTGCTGCATCCGGACTAAAACTTATAAAAGGTCACATTCGTGGTGGAACAGATGGCAGCCGGCTTTCCTTTATGGGATTGCCATGCCCGAATTTATTTGCAGGTGAATATGGCATCCATTCAAAAAAAGAATGGGTCTGTGTTCAGGATATGCAAAAAGCTTCTGAGGTCATCATCAGAATGGTAAGTGCCTGA
- the topA gene encoding type I DNA topoisomerase: protein MANKLLIVESPAKASTIEKFLGKEFKVKSSYGHIRDLDKGPKGIDIENKFTPSYIVSPDKHKVVKELKEWVAKVDEVWLATDEDREGEAISWHLCEVLGLNPKEVKRIVFREITKPAIQDAIKNPRTVDLDLVNAQQARRVLDRLVGFELSEILWRKVKNKLSAGRVQSVAVKLVVDREREIQDFSQEAFFKVDGLFQVKSPKEAILKATLDHKFKTAQESEEFLKICKDSSYKVDGVEVKPVKRYPAPPFTTSTLQQEASRKLGFSVNRTMSTAQRLYESGSISYMRTDSTFISQTALSAMAVEIEKQFGKEYVNTRQYKTKNSSAQEAHEAIRPTYMDLRNAGETSDQQKLYELIWKRAMASQMSPAELEKTIVQLSISKSTAHKFVAEGEVLLFDGFLKLYLESSDEEEDGQEGMLPAVKAGDLLPYQQITAVERFTRAPARYTEASLVKKLEELGIGRPSTYAPTISKIMEEERGYVVKESREGMVRNFKKFNLSNGKIVATTESENTGATKNVLYPTAIGMVVCDYLASHFGEIMNYGFTAEIEKDFDEIADGKRNWVKMIDEFYWPFHKDVEKVMAEGERARGRRDLGSDPVSGRKLIAQLTRFGPVVQIGDVEELDENEKPRYANLRPGQSLETISFEEAMDLFKLPKDLGTFQDLPVSVGAGRFGPYVKFGEQFISIPKGTDPLGLSMEDAITLIQGKQKEDAPIGHYKELPITKGKGRFGPFIKWNGMFINVPKRINHDTLTLEEAIPLIDAKEVKESNRFIHNWPEDKISVENGRWGPYIKFGKKLINIPKVNDQKVTSEIAATMSKEDFKKIIEAQVPGAFDKKVKAKPAAKATVKAKAKAPAKKK, encoded by the coding sequence ATGGCCAATAAATTGCTGATTGTCGAGTCCCCAGCCAAAGCAAGTACCATCGAAAAATTTCTCGGAAAGGAATTTAAAGTTAAGTCTTCTTATGGCCATATACGAGACCTTGACAAAGGGCCTAAAGGCATTGACATTGAAAATAAATTCACCCCTAGCTACATTGTTTCTCCAGATAAACACAAGGTGGTCAAGGAGTTGAAAGAATGGGTGGCGAAGGTGGATGAAGTCTGGCTCGCGACGGACGAGGACCGTGAAGGAGAAGCCATTTCCTGGCATTTATGTGAGGTTTTGGGTTTGAATCCCAAAGAGGTCAAGCGAATTGTCTTTCGCGAAATTACCAAACCCGCGATTCAGGATGCCATCAAGAATCCAAGGACAGTAGATCTCGATTTGGTGAATGCCCAGCAAGCCAGAAGGGTCCTTGATCGACTGGTGGGTTTCGAATTATCTGAAATTCTTTGGAGAAAAGTAAAAAATAAATTATCCGCCGGTCGTGTCCAATCTGTAGCCGTCAAGCTGGTGGTGGATAGAGAAAGAGAGATTCAGGATTTTAGTCAGGAGGCGTTCTTTAAAGTGGATGGTCTTTTTCAGGTCAAAAGCCCGAAAGAAGCTATTTTAAAAGCTACACTCGATCATAAATTTAAAACGGCGCAGGAGTCCGAAGAATTTTTAAAAATTTGCAAAGACTCAAGCTATAAAGTAGATGGAGTAGAAGTTAAGCCGGTAAAACGATATCCGGCTCCACCATTCACTACTTCGACGCTGCAACAGGAGGCGAGCAGGAAGCTTGGTTTCAGTGTAAACCGAACCATGTCTACTGCACAAAGACTGTATGAATCCGGTAGCATCAGTTACATGAGAACGGATTCAACCTTCATCAGCCAAACGGCATTATCAGCCATGGCCGTTGAAATCGAAAAACAGTTTGGGAAAGAATACGTCAATACCAGACAGTACAAAACTAAAAACTCGAGCGCACAGGAAGCGCATGAGGCCATTAGACCTACCTACATGGATCTTCGAAATGCCGGCGAGACGAGTGACCAGCAAAAACTATACGAGTTGATCTGGAAGCGTGCCATGGCCTCACAGATGTCTCCGGCAGAATTGGAAAAGACCATCGTACAACTTTCAATCAGTAAATCAACCGCTCACAAATTTGTTGCGGAAGGTGAGGTGTTGCTTTTTGATGGTTTTTTGAAACTCTATCTGGAATCATCGGATGAAGAAGAAGATGGACAGGAAGGTATGTTGCCTGCGGTAAAGGCAGGAGACTTGCTCCCTTATCAACAAATTACGGCTGTAGAGAGATTTACAAGAGCTCCGGCGAGATATACGGAAGCCAGTCTGGTAAAGAAACTCGAAGAATTAGGAATCGGTCGTCCTTCCACCTACGCCCCGACCATCAGTAAAATCATGGAAGAGGAAAGAGGTTATGTAGTGAAAGAATCCAGAGAAGGTATGGTGAGAAATTTTAAAAAATTCAACCTTTCCAATGGAAAGATTGTGGCCACTACAGAATCTGAAAATACCGGAGCTACTAAAAATGTCTTGTATCCAACAGCCATCGGAATGGTAGTCTGCGATTACCTTGCTTCCCATTTCGGAGAAATCATGAACTACGGTTTTACCGCTGAAATTGAAAAGGATTTTGATGAAATAGCAGACGGAAAGCGTAACTGGGTGAAGATGATAGATGAATTCTACTGGCCTTTTCACAAGGATGTAGAAAAGGTGATGGCCGAAGGCGAAAGGGCTAGAGGACGAAGAGATCTTGGCTCAGATCCGGTCTCCGGAAGGAAACTGATTGCTCAGTTAACTCGATTTGGTCCGGTTGTACAGATCGGAGATGTAGAAGAATTGGACGAAAACGAAAAACCGCGTTATGCCAACCTGCGTCCCGGACAAAGCCTTGAAACCATTAGTTTTGAGGAAGCAATGGATCTTTTCAAATTGCCAAAAGATCTGGGCACTTTTCAGGATTTGCCAGTATCTGTTGGTGCTGGTAGGTTTGGTCCATATGTAAAGTTCGGCGAACAGTTTATCTCTATCCCCAAAGGTACGGACCCTTTAGGATTGAGTATGGAAGATGCCATCACCCTGATTCAGGGAAAACAAAAGGAGGATGCACCAATAGGACATTATAAGGAACTTCCAATCACCAAAGGGAAAGGGCGTTTCGGGCCTTTCATTAAATGGAATGGAATGTTTATCAATGTTCCGAAAAGAATAAATCACGATACCCTGACATTGGAAGAGGCAATACCATTGATTGACGCAAAAGAGGTAAAAGAATCCAACCGATTTATCCACAATTGGCCGGAAGACAAAATCAGTGTTGAAAATGGTCGGTGGGGTCCTTACATCAAATTTGGTAAGAAGCTCATCAACATTCCAAAAGTCAACGATCAGAAGGTTACTTCTGAGATTGCCGCTACGATGAGTAAGGAGGATTTTAAGAAAATTATAGAAGCCCAGGTTCCCGGTGCTTTTGACAAAAAGGTAAAGGCAAAACCAGCGGCAAAAGCGACTGTGAAAGCAAAGGCAAAAGCCCCCGCAAAAAAGAAATAG